GAGCCGGAGGATGATAATTCATTTTTTATAAACTCCTTGGTAAACACCGGAAATACTAATGGAAAAATTGTACTTCAAACTTTTTCTCCCAAAAGCCTTGAAAAATTAAGACAGACCTTTTTGGGGAAAATACCTTGTACATTTTTGTTGTGGAAAGGAGATCCGAATATGCCTGATGACACTGATTCTTCATATATAGCGAATATAAATTTTGCAGTTAGAAATAAGGCAAATTTTATAGGGCCGTCTATTGCAGGCCCTCCTAATAATTTTGATGAGTTATTGAGTAAGCATCAGGCTAGAATGATACGTAAAAGTGGAATGAAGGTACATGCATATTCTTTCGATACGGAGGAACAATACCATATATATTTTTCCAAGGCTTATAGGAGGAGGTGGAGAAAAACGCGAACGGATGCTATTTTTACCAACAGGGCAGAACTGACTATTAATACATTTATAGACCTGGGTGTATATCCATTTGAAAGAAATAAAGTTGATGCCTTAATGGTTCTTGAGCAGCTGAATTATAGAAAATAAATTTAAAGCTGCAGACCTCCCATTTAAACTATTTTTCATTATTAGGAAGTGATGGCAGTTTATCTTCAGAATAAAGCCACTCTTGAATTACCGTGTTGAGTTCTCCTTCTGATTCTTTATTGAGGTAATTAATAACATCTTCGGTTTCGATTGGCCCGCCGGAGAATTGGACTACGAAGGTTTTTAGTTTAGTGAAGAACTCTTCATCGCCAAAATACAATCTTAAATATTGTATAAATAATGCACCTCTTACACCTACAGAATAGTGATATTTATTGTTCCCTGGTTTTGCTAATTTGTACTTATAAGTTCTCTTTTCTTTCTGCTGTATAGTTTTAAGTGTTAAAAAGCCCTCAGGGGAAATGTAAAAAGTACCGGGATCCTGACTTTTAGCCCATTGCATTATTTTGTAGTAAGAATGTCCATCTTTGAAATATTCATCGATTTTGTGTCCAAATTCTTTCTCAAAACTATCACTTACTTTATCAGAGACTTTTGATGTATCTAGCGAAATTACTTTGAAAATGAGAGTAAGATCATCATCAGTGACAAGTTTGTTTTTTGAAAGTTTTCCAAAATCCTGTTGTACATAATGTAAATCATACTTATACATTGGGTTAAGATTCATGTTTTTCCAATCCGATATGCCCATAAATTTTTTTGTTTCCTCGTGTTTTGCATTTACCATGTTGAAAAATATTTCTTTGCCTTGGTTTTTTTCAATCCATAGCCACTCGAAATATGTAGATAGACCTTCTGTTATCCATTCATCATCCGAAGTTTTGGCGCTAATTTTGTCTCCAAACCATTGATGAACCAGTCCGTTGAGAATTTTAACATTCGCTTCTGTACTATCGAGAGTGTATAAATAAGGTACCGAGATTGTCCCTCTACTGTGAGATACTTTATTCTTTTGTGTGTTTTTTGTTATTATTACACTGAATCTTTTATGTGGATAACCACCTATTAATGAATCCAAAAATGATATCTGATTGGGGATTTTTTTTATTAAGTCGTTAAAAATTACCGTAGAGTCTATGGGAGTGTACTGCCGAATTGTGACTTTAGAAGAAATAGCACCTAAACCTCTTTTTGATTCTATATCGAATATAGAGTAATTTTTAAGCAGGTTTAATGTGAAGTTGCTGGGTGACGAAGTTGTCAGACTAATACAAACCGCATGTTGTTTATTGATATATTCCGGTTTTTCAAAGCTTGCTATTCTATAATCTTCGGGGAGAATAACATCTATCTTATATCTTGCTCTGTCACCTTCATCATAATTACAGGGATATAGTAAATAGTTTGGAATACCCGAAAAGTAAAAATTACTATTCGCTATTGTAGCATCCCACAGTTCTCCTATTTCCTTTGTGTTGTAGTAGCTTACTTCAACTTTAAAAAGCGCATTCTTTTTAATCGGCTTACCTGGGGTGATTAATAATTTATTTCCCTTTTCATATTTATATTCAGTAATCGTGTTATTTACTTTCAGAGAAATAATTTTATAGGAGTTGTGAAAGTCTAAATGAAAATTGGTCAGATTATCATTAGCTATGATTAAAATTTTAGATGAACCCCTTATAAGTTTTTTCTCGGGAATGATCTGAAAATCTAAATCATAACTTAGTACATTAATTTCTTTACCTGCATTATCTGTTTCTTCTTCGTTGTTAACCTCTAACGGATATTTCAAATTTAATCGATCAACAGTTAAAGCCAGACTAAGTGAATTAACGCACAAAAAAAGGGATATGATTGCCAGTATTTTTTTTAGGGTCATGGTACTTATGATTATGGTATCTAATTTAATCAATTAAAGTCGAAAAATCATCTTTGATAGGGGAGAATTGTTGTGATAAGGGCTTATAAATTGGAATAATCAAGTAAACATCAAAATGCACTTTGTATAAAATATAAAAGGAGCCTACAACAGCTCCTTTTAATTAACCCTAAAATTACAATGAAAAAACTACAACTTCCCTTTCGGGAGATACAAATGTGTAGAATTTTATTATTTCATACAATAGCATCGAGATAATAAACTTGAAGAATGTTGGATTTGTTTCATTGATATAACTGTCAATATTTCAAACACATAGACATATATATGTAGTTGATTTTGTTTTGTAGGTTATAATTCTTCTAAAATCATATAGTAGAATTCTTACAGCGAACATCTTGAATGTTATATGTTTGCAAAATTTTGGGTAAAAATATCTATAGTTTTATGTGCTTTATGATCAATTTTTCACATGGATCCGCTATTCAGATTTTATATATAAATTGCCATTTTGTTTTTAGATTAAGTTAAGTGTATGTTTTTTTTAGATAAAAGGCTTGTTTTTCCTCATCCGGATTATGCAAATGATGACGGTATTTTGGCTATTGGCGGAGATCTGAGTACCGAACGCTTATTGCTGGCATATCAAAATGGGATATTTCCCTGGTACGAAGAAATAGATCCTGAAATTTTGGAGGATGAGAATGAAAAATTTTCGGAAAAAGAAACAATTATATGGTGGAGCCCGGATCCGCGTATGGTGTTATACCCCGATAAGCTTAAAGTGTCGAAAAGTATGCGGAAATTATTGCGACAAAATAATTTTACGGTTACTGTAAACAAAGCTTTTGAAGATGTGATCGACAACTGTCAGCAAATATTTAGGACTGATCAGGAAAATACATGGATAACTAAAAATATGAAATCAGCCTATATCGAACTTCATAAGAAAGGGTTTGCACATTCTGTAGAAGTTTGGGAGGGTGATGAACTTGTAGGAGGATTATATGGAGTAAATGTTGGTAAAGTTTTTTGTGGAGAATCTATGTTTAGCAATAAGAGTAATACCTCGAAGCTTGCTTTTATTTATTTGGTTAGAGAGCTCGAAAAAAGGGATTATCATATGATCGATTGTCAGGTTTATACCGAACACCTTGAGAGTCTTGGAGCAGAAGAAATATCAAGGGAGAAATTTCTTAAGGAATTATATGAATTTAGAGACCATGAGGCCTGGAATTATAAATAACTGAAGTTTTCCATGTCTTTTTTTGGCGCTCTGTACCTAGGCATATTCACGTCTCGGATGGGAAATCCATGACCTGGGAAACTTCAATAAGTAACACGTATTAATTTTATGATATATAAACATGTGAACTACCTGAAATCACAATCAAGAGTGTGGTCATTCACCATTCCCGTTGCCTGCATGTGGGCATAAACAACAGTAGGGCCTACAAACTTAAATCCTCTTTTTTTTAGGTCTTTAGATACCCTGTCGGATAAAGGTGTGGTTGCAGGTACTTCATTAATATTTCTCCATTGATTTACTATCGGTTTATTGTCAACAAAAGCCCAGATATATTTATTAAAAGTTCCAAATTCCTCTCGTACTTTTATAAACGATTTTGCATTACTGATTGCGGCTCGTATTTTCAGTTTATTTCTAATAATGCCCGCATTGCTTATCAATTCTTCGTATTTACTTTCATCATATTTTGACACTTTTTCAAAATTAAAATTGTCGAAAGCTTTCCTGAAGTTCTCCCTTTTCTTTAAAACTGTAAGCCAGCTTAAACCTGCCTGAAATGTTTCTAAAATTAAAAATTCAAATAATTTGTCATCTTCATGTATAGGTTTTCCCCATTCATTATCGTGATAATCGATATAAATTTGATCTTTTGAAACCCACTCACATCTCTTTTTCATATTATTTTAGTATTTAAAGGGAATTTTAATAATACTACAATGTATTAAAATAATTACATTTGTAATTAATAAATAATGATAGATATTACCTTATATAAATATATAACATGACTGAAATAAGAGAATACATTGAGAAAAATAAGGATAGATTTCTAGAAGAACTCTTCGATCTTATAAAAATACCATCAATTAGTGCTGATCCTGCCCATGTTGAGGATATGGTTAAAACAGCTGAGGAAGTGAAAAAGAGACTGGAGTTGGCTGGTGCCGATAATGTTGAAGTTTGTGAAACTCCGGGTTACCCGATTGTTTATGGTGAAAAAAATGTTGATGAAAATCTTCCAACAGTGCTTGTTTACGGCCATTATGATGTTCAACCCGTAGATCCTGTTGAATTGTGGGAGACGGACCCGTTCGAACCTATTATTAAGAAAACTGAATTGCATCCCGATGGAGCTATCTTCGGACGTGGTTCCAGTGATGATAAAGGTCAGATGTACATGCACGTAAAAGCCTTTGAAATAATGATGAATACTGATTCTTTACCATGTAATATTAAGTTTATGATAGAAGGTGAGGAAGAAGTTGGAAGTACAAGTCTCGGGTGGTTTGTTGAGAGGAACCATAAACGATTAAAGAATGATATTATTCTGATTTCAGATACGGGAATGATTTCAAACGCTCAACCATCAATAACTACCGGATTACGTGG
The DNA window shown above is from Bacteroidota bacterium and carries:
- a CDS encoding DNA-3-methyladenine glycosylase I is translated as MKKRCEWVSKDQIYIDYHDNEWGKPIHEDDKLFEFLILETFQAGLSWLTVLKKRENFRKAFDNFNFEKVSKYDESKYEELISNAGIIRNKLKIRAAISNAKSFIKVREEFGTFNKYIWAFVDNKPIVNQWRNINEVPATTPLSDRVSKDLKKRGFKFVGPTVVYAHMQATGMVNDHTLDCDFR
- the aat gene encoding leucyl/phenylalanyl-tRNA--protein transferase, with translation MFFLDKRLVFPHPDYANDDGILAIGGDLSTERLLLAYQNGIFPWYEEIDPEILEDENEKFSEKETIIWWSPDPRMVLYPDKLKVSKSMRKLLRQNNFTVTVNKAFEDVIDNCQQIFRTDQENTWITKNMKSAYIELHKKGFAHSVEVWEGDELVGGLYGVNVGKVFCGESMFSNKSNTSKLAFIYLVRELEKRDYHMIDCQVYTEHLESLGAEEISREKFLKELYEFRDHEAWNYK